One Capsicum annuum cultivar UCD-10X-F1 chromosome 2, UCD10Xv1.1, whole genome shotgun sequence genomic window carries:
- the LOC107860877 gene encoding putative clathrin assembly protein At5g57200 isoform X2, which translates to MESFRKAYGALKDSTTVGLAKVNSEFKDLDIAIVKATNHVESPPKERHVSMIFAATSVTRPRADVAYCIHALSRRLAKTRNWIVALKTLIVIHRVLREGDPTFKEELLHFSHRGHIFQISNFKDDSSPLAWDCSAWVRTYGLFLEERLECFRNLKYDIEAERLTKTSPGINKVHSRTRLLNGEELLNQLPVLQQLLYRLIGCQPEGGACYNFLIQYALALVLKESFKIYCAINDGIINIVDFFFEMTKHDAIKALNIYKRAGKQAESLAHFYDFCRGLDLARTFQFPVLKQPPASFLATMEEYIREAPQTGSMSSRRLEYHETKKEPEKPVEPILEEKVELAENPKEEEVEAQEEPSPEKLEETPPMISTEEPVDLLGLNHDVNPKIAELEERNALALAIIQPGWELALVTASSNNTSQVTPDKKLAGGFDKLLLDSLYEDDVSRRQIQLQNAGYSAGYGYEIPGQNLFNQHDPFAMSSNIAPPTNVQMTILSHQQQQLLLQQQQQFPQQNMMVVSHNQNQGQQIPYMGSTNPFGDPFSYQQNSILPKENHSLL; encoded by the exons ATGGAGAGCTTTAGAAAAGCTTATGGGGCACTTAAAGATTCAACCACGGTTGGCCTAGCGAAAGTCAACAGTGAATTTAAG GATTTGGATATCGCGATTGTTAAGGCAACAAACCACGTTGAAAGCCCTCCAAAAGAAAGGCATGTTTCAA TGATATTTGCTGCAACATCAGTTACACGTCCACGAGCAGATGTTGCGTACTGCATTCATGCACTATCTAGACGGTTGGCAAAAACACGCAACTGGATT GTTGCACTAAAGACGCTTATAGTTATTCACCGAGTTCTGAGAGAAGGTGATCCTACATTTAAAGAAGAGTTGCTGCACTTCTCTCACAGAGGACATATTTTCCAGATATCAAACTTTAAGGATGACTCCAGTCCACTTG CTTGGGATTGCTCTGCTTGGGTACGGACTTATGGACTGTTTCTAGAGGAAAGACTCGAGTGTTTTAGgaatttgaaatatgatattgAGGCAGAGAGATTGACTAAAACCTCACCTGGAATTAACAAG GTGCATAGCAGAACAAGGCTCTTAAACGGTGAAGAACTATTAAATCAGCTCCCTGTATTACAACAGCTTCTGTATCGTTTGATTGGTTGCCAG CCTGAAGGAGGAGCTTGCTACAACTTTCTTATTCAGTATGCCTTAGCATTG GTTTTGAAGGAGAGCTTCAAGATCTATTGTGCAATCAACGACGGGATTATAAACATTGttgatttt TTCTTTGAAATGACCAAGCATGATGCTATAAAAGCTCTCAACATATATAAAAGAGCTGGGAAACAG GCGGAAAGTCTAGCACATTTTTATGACTTCTGCAGAGGGTTGGATCTTGCTCGGACATTTCAGTTTCCTGTACTGAAACAG CCTCCTGCTTCCTTCCTGGCAACTATGGAGGAATACATAAGAGAAGCACCTCAGACAGGTTCCATGTCAAGTAGGAGGCTG GAGTACCATGAAACAAAGAAAGAACCTGAAAAGCCTGTAGAACCTATCCTGGAGGAAAAGGTAGAGCTGGCTGAAAATCCTAAAGAAGAAGAAGTTGAAGCCCAAGAGGAACCTTCGCctgaaaaattagaagaaactcCACCAATGATATCAACTGAAGAGCCTGTTGATTTGTTG GGTTTGAATCATGATGTGAATCCAAAAATTGCAGAATTAGAAGAAAGAAATGCATTAGCTCTTGCGATTATTCAACCTG GATGGGAACTGGCTCTTGTTACTGCATCAAGCAACAACACAAGCCAAGTTACACCAGATAAAAAATTG GCCGGGGGATTTGATAAGTTATTACTTGATAGCTTGTATGAAGATGATGTAAGTAGGAGGCAAATACAACTGCAAAATGCTGGCTATAGTGCAGGATACGGGTATGAAATACCTGGCCAGAATCTATTCAATCAACACGATCCCTTTGCCATGTCAAGCAACATAGCACCTCCAACAAATGTACAAATGACAATACTGTctcaccaacaacaacaactactcttgcaacaacaacaacaattcccACAACAAAATATGATGGTGGTATCTCATAATCAAAATCAAGGTCAACAAATTCCATATATGGGCTCCACAAACCCTTTTGGGGATCCCTTCTCCTATCAACAGAATTCAATTCTACCAAAAGAAAATCACTCACTTCTTTAA
- the LOC107860877 gene encoding putative clathrin assembly protein At5g57200 isoform X1 produces the protein MESFRKAYGALKDSTTVGLAKVNSEFKDLDIAIVKATNHVESPPKERHVSMIFAATSVTRPRADVAYCIHALSRRLAKTRNWIVALKTLIVIHRVLREGDPTFKEELLHFSHRGHIFQISNFKDDSSPLAWDCSAWVRTYGLFLEERLECFRNLKYDIEAERLTKTSPGINKVHSRTRLLNGEELLNQLPVLQQLLYRLIGCQPEGGACYNFLIQYALALVLKESFKIYCAINDGIINIVDFFFEMTKHDAIKALNIYKRAGKQAESLAHFYDFCRGLDLARTFQFPVLKQPPASFLATMEEYIREAPQTGSMSSRRLEYHETKKEPEKPVEPILEEKVELAENPKEEEVEAQEEPSPEKLEETPPMISTEEPVDLLGLNHDVNPKIAELEERNALALAIIQPGKENSSASYQLSEIGNTSGWELALVTASSNNTSQVTPDKKLAGGFDKLLLDSLYEDDVSRRQIQLQNAGYSAGYGYEIPGQNLFNQHDPFAMSSNIAPPTNVQMTILSHQQQQLLLQQQQQFPQQNMMVVSHNQNQGQQIPYMGSTNPFGDPFSYQQNSILPKENHSLL, from the exons ATGGAGAGCTTTAGAAAAGCTTATGGGGCACTTAAAGATTCAACCACGGTTGGCCTAGCGAAAGTCAACAGTGAATTTAAG GATTTGGATATCGCGATTGTTAAGGCAACAAACCACGTTGAAAGCCCTCCAAAAGAAAGGCATGTTTCAA TGATATTTGCTGCAACATCAGTTACACGTCCACGAGCAGATGTTGCGTACTGCATTCATGCACTATCTAGACGGTTGGCAAAAACACGCAACTGGATT GTTGCACTAAAGACGCTTATAGTTATTCACCGAGTTCTGAGAGAAGGTGATCCTACATTTAAAGAAGAGTTGCTGCACTTCTCTCACAGAGGACATATTTTCCAGATATCAAACTTTAAGGATGACTCCAGTCCACTTG CTTGGGATTGCTCTGCTTGGGTACGGACTTATGGACTGTTTCTAGAGGAAAGACTCGAGTGTTTTAGgaatttgaaatatgatattgAGGCAGAGAGATTGACTAAAACCTCACCTGGAATTAACAAG GTGCATAGCAGAACAAGGCTCTTAAACGGTGAAGAACTATTAAATCAGCTCCCTGTATTACAACAGCTTCTGTATCGTTTGATTGGTTGCCAG CCTGAAGGAGGAGCTTGCTACAACTTTCTTATTCAGTATGCCTTAGCATTG GTTTTGAAGGAGAGCTTCAAGATCTATTGTGCAATCAACGACGGGATTATAAACATTGttgatttt TTCTTTGAAATGACCAAGCATGATGCTATAAAAGCTCTCAACATATATAAAAGAGCTGGGAAACAG GCGGAAAGTCTAGCACATTTTTATGACTTCTGCAGAGGGTTGGATCTTGCTCGGACATTTCAGTTTCCTGTACTGAAACAG CCTCCTGCTTCCTTCCTGGCAACTATGGAGGAATACATAAGAGAAGCACCTCAGACAGGTTCCATGTCAAGTAGGAGGCTG GAGTACCATGAAACAAAGAAAGAACCTGAAAAGCCTGTAGAACCTATCCTGGAGGAAAAGGTAGAGCTGGCTGAAAATCCTAAAGAAGAAGAAGTTGAAGCCCAAGAGGAACCTTCGCctgaaaaattagaagaaactcCACCAATGATATCAACTGAAGAGCCTGTTGATTTGTTG GGTTTGAATCATGATGTGAATCCAAAAATTGCAGAATTAGAAGAAAGAAATGCATTAGCTCTTGCGATTATTCAACCTG GCAAAGAAAATTCATCAGCAAGTTATCAATTGAGTGAAATTGGAAATACATCAGGATGGGAACTGGCTCTTGTTACTGCATCAAGCAACAACACAAGCCAAGTTACACCAGATAAAAAATTG GCCGGGGGATTTGATAAGTTATTACTTGATAGCTTGTATGAAGATGATGTAAGTAGGAGGCAAATACAACTGCAAAATGCTGGCTATAGTGCAGGATACGGGTATGAAATACCTGGCCAGAATCTATTCAATCAACACGATCCCTTTGCCATGTCAAGCAACATAGCACCTCCAACAAATGTACAAATGACAATACTGTctcaccaacaacaacaactactcttgcaacaacaacaacaattcccACAACAAAATATGATGGTGGTATCTCATAATCAAAATCAAGGTCAACAAATTCCATATATGGGCTCCACAAACCCTTTTGGGGATCCCTTCTCCTATCAACAGAATTCAATTCTACCAAAAGAAAATCACTCACTTCTTTAA